ATGGCGTGGCAGTCCGGACTGGCCGGCGACGCGCAGCTGTGGCCGCACATCAAGGCGGCCGCCGACTTCCTGATCAGCCACGGGCCGGCGTCGGGCGTCGAGCGGTGGGAGGAGCAGAGCGGCTACTCGCCCTCGACCATCGCAGCCGAGATCGCCGGCTTGACCGCGGCCGGCGCGATCGCGGCGCGGCACGGCGACCGCGCGTCCGCCCGCGTCTTCCTCGCCACCGCCGACCAGTACCAGCGCAGCATCAAGGGCTGGACCGTCACCACCGACGGCCCGCTGTCGGACCGGCCCTACTTCATCCGGCTGTCCAAGACCGGCGACCCGAACGCCGCGATCAGCTACAACCTCAACAACGGCGGCCCGACGCTCGACCAGCGCACCGTCATCGACGCCGGCTTCCAGGAACTCGTCCGCCTCGGCGAGCTGGCCGCCGACGACCCGGACGTGCAGAACTCGCTGCGCGTCGTCGACGCGACCATCGCCAGGCAGACACCGAGCGGCACCGGCTACCTGCGCTACAACGGCGACGGCTACGGCGACTGCCATGTCGGCGCCGGGACGTCGTGCTCCGCCGAAGGCGCGCCGTGGGCGCCGTCGGGGGTGGGCACCGGGCACGTCTGGCCGGTGCTCGCGGCCGAGCGTGGGCAGCAGGAACTGGCTGTCGGCGACCGCGCCGCGGCTGCACGGCAGCTGGCCGCGATCGACGCGATGTCGACGGCCGGCGCGCTGGTGCCCGAGCAGGCGTGGGACGCACCGGACGTCCCCGCGGCCCCGTGGGGGAGCGACCCGACGACCGCGTCGATCGGGTTCACCGACGGTGCGCCCGCCGGGTCGGCCGCGCCGCTGACCTGGGGCGCGGCCGCACAGGTGCGGCTGGTCGCCGACCTGTCCACCGGCCGCATCCTGGACAAGCCCGACCTCACCACGTCCCGGTACGTGACGCACCGCCAGCGCGGCACGTCACTGACCGTCACCTCGCCTCAGGACAAGACCGCCGTCACCGGCACGACGATCGCGGTCGCGGGCACGGCCGTAGCGGGCGCGACCGTGGACATCGCCGACGTCGCGACCGACCGCAACGACGTCACGACCACCACCACGGTCACTGCGGCCGCCGACGGCAGCTTCCACGCCGACGTCACGGCGGCGGCGGGCACCAACGTGGTCGTCGTGACCAGCACCGCGCCGGACGGCGGTACCGCACAAGCTGTGCGCACCGTCGTGAACGACGTCGTCGAGGGGACGCTGCTGTTCGACGCGAGCGACCCGACGGGCGACGACAACGGGCCGGGCAACTACGCCTACCCGACGGCCGGCGACTTCCACGCCGGTGCCTACGACCTGACCGACTTCCAGGTGTACGACACGGGCGACACGGTCACCTTCCGGGTGCAGACCCGCGACCTGGCGCCGACGTTCGGCAGTGCGCTCGGTGCCCAGCTCGTGGACGTGTACGTGCACGAGCCCGGGACGGCGCCGACCTCGACCGCCGCGTCGTTCCCGCAGCGCAACTACACGATCGCAGCTGCGGACGCGTGGAGCCGGCTGATCGAGGTGCAGGGCTTCGGCCAGCGGTTCGTCGACGCGTCCGGCGCCACGGTCGGAACCGTCGCGATCAGCGCGAACGAGATCTCCCGCTACATCACCTTCTCGGTCGCCAAGTCCGCGCTGGGCGGGACGCCCGCCGCGGGCTGGGCGTTCACGCTCGCGCTGACCGGGCAGGACGGCTACAGCCCGGACCAGGCGCGCGCGTTCACGCCCACGCCGGGCGGGTACTCGTTCGGCGTCTGCGCGAGCGCGAGCAGCGCGCCGGTGTGCACCGTCGACCCGGCCACCGTCCCGAAGGTGATGGACACGATCACCCCGGCGGGGACGGCCCAGTCCGACGAGCTGGACTACCTGGCGCACCACCCGGTCACGCTCGGCGGCCTGCCGCTCTGACTACCAGCTGCCGCACAGCCGGACCAGCAGGTACCGCACAGGAAGGGTCTGCGACAATCGGCGGCATGCAAGGCGACTCCGCGTTGCAGCACAGCGAGCTGCCGGCATCGCTGCCGACGGATCGCGCTGCCCGATCGACGATCGGGGTGGGTTCGGCGTCCGCGCCGCCCGGCTCGTACTGGGGCCGGGTCGCCGCTGCCCCGCGGCCGGAGCCGG
This genomic stretch from Jatrophihabitans cynanchi harbors:
- a CDS encoding glucodextranase DOMON-like domain-containing protein, translating into MARLRTAFSGVLTAITVLALAQVAGATPGTASPAGAPGAPGALSHFDLARKDCLGTARNTTSKIWYTVANGVLSDVYAPTIDTTDVETMQFVVTDGATFTDLQTRDTTYTVHTDRTGMLCTITSTARSGAYRLITTYLTDPSRASVVVNTRYQPLTRAARSYELYVRLDATVAGNGGGGAADTANGGADSATVDAATGALVSFDTNTRTNAANRDYAVPSYLALRADRPFTAASSGFVGTASDGLTELDAGHALAPRYPDATGGNVEQTARLQLDRRGSATLALGFGTTQAAAVDTAGRTVGTPLAELAGRYLAGWYGYDAQLRRPSRHLPGLTRGQQRAAEHEYWTSANVLKASEDKTFPGAIVASLASPWGQAVSAGDPNNTYWGSYREVFARDLYEAFTGLLTDGDLATARAATRFLFLRQQQPDGSMPRNSLVNGKTAPDSFNTQLDEAAYPILMAWQSGLAGDAQLWPHIKAAADFLISHGPASGVERWEEQSGYSPSTIAAEIAGLTAAGAIAARHGDRASARVFLATADQYQRSIKGWTVTTDGPLSDRPYFIRLSKTGDPNAAISYNLNNGGPTLDQRTVIDAGFQELVRLGELAADDPDVQNSLRVVDATIARQTPSGTGYLRYNGDGYGDCHVGAGTSCSAEGAPWAPSGVGTGHVWPVLAAERGQQELAVGDRAAAARQLAAIDAMSTAGALVPEQAWDAPDVPAAPWGSDPTTASIGFTDGAPAGSAAPLTWGAAAQVRLVADLSTGRILDKPDLTTSRYVTHRQRGTSLTVTSPQDKTAVTGTTIAVAGTAVAGATVDIADVATDRNDVTTTTTVTAAADGSFHADVTAAAGTNVVVVTSTAPDGGTAQAVRTVVNDVVEGTLLFDASDPTGDDNGPGNYAYPTAGDFHAGAYDLTDFQVYDTGDTVTFRVQTRDLAPTFGSALGAQLVDVYVHEPGTAPTSTAASFPQRNYTIAAADAWSRLIEVQGFGQRFVDASGATVGTVAISANEISRYITFSVAKSALGGTPAAGWAFTLALTGQDGYSPDQARAFTPTPGGYSFGVCASASSAPVCTVDPATVPKVMDTITPAGTAQSDELDYLAHHPVTLGGLPL